From a single Bacillus marinisedimentorum genomic region:
- the rpsP gene encoding 30S ribosomal protein S16 has protein sequence MATKIRLKRMGAKKSPYYRLVVADSRSPRDGRFIEEIGTYNPVAKPAAVNIDEERALHWLQTGAKPSDTVRNLFSNAGIMEKFHNAKNQK, from the coding sequence ATGGCAACAAAAATTCGTTTAAAGCGCATGGGCGCTAAAAAATCACCATATTATCGTTTGGTAGTCGCAGATTCACGTTCACCGCGTGACGGCCGTTTCATCGAAGAGATCGGCACATACAACCCGGTTGCAAAACCGGCAGCGGTAAACATCGATGAAGAGCGCGCCCTGCACTGGCTGCAGACGGGTGCCAAGCCGTCTGACACGGTCCGCAACCTGTTCTCAAATGCCGGCATTATGGAAAAATTCCATAACGCTAAAAACCAGAAGTAA
- a CDS encoding KH domain-containing protein yields MVELISTIVKALVDHPEDVTVKVIEGDRKITYQLSVHQEDTGKVIGKQGRVARAIRTVVYAAGVNLDKKIHLEIL; encoded by the coding sequence ATGGTAGAATTAATTTCAACCATCGTAAAAGCCCTTGTGGATCACCCTGAAGATGTTACGGTTAAAGTAATTGAAGGCGACCGCAAAATTACGTACCAGCTGAGTGTCCATCAGGAGGATACCGGTAAAGTTATCGGAAAACAGGGGCGTGTCGCCAGAGCGATCCGCACTGTTGTATACGCAGCCGGTGTGAACCTTGATAAAAAGATTCATCTGGAAATTTTGTAA
- a CDS encoding YlqD family protein yields the protein MKILVKVLIKQVLTDKSRKKLRESFARQIGQLETECRQLQFEMKKLQKNEKMNRGRIAERFNEEIERRMDKIKKMEFNLDELDRLPDGSELIQEESETYVDVSVGDKWDSITKDRSIIVKDGVIVAIE from the coding sequence ATGAAGATTCTGGTCAAAGTCCTTATTAAGCAAGTGCTGACGGATAAAAGCCGTAAGAAGCTGCGTGAGTCATTTGCCAGGCAAATCGGTCAGCTTGAAACGGAATGCAGACAGCTGCAATTCGAGATGAAAAAGCTGCAAAAGAATGAAAAAATGAATCGAGGCCGGATAGCGGAACGCTTCAATGAAGAAATCGAACGGCGAATGGATAAAATAAAAAAAATGGAGTTTAATTTAGATGAACTCGACCGGCTCCCGGATGGAAGTGAACTTATCCAGGAAGAATCAGAAACATATGTCGATGTCAGTGTCGGCGATAAATGGGACAGCATAACAAAAGACCGATCCATCATCGTTAAGGATGGTGTCATCGTGGCGATCGAGTAA
- the rimM gene encoding ribosome maturation factor RimM (Essential for efficient processing of 16S rRNA), with the protein MTAWLNVGKIVNTHGIKGEVRVISRTDFHEERYKAGNTLYVEMPDSGELYEVTVKHHRKHKQFDLLQFEGHNNVNDVERYKGALLKIRTEQLGELEDNEFYYHEVIGCRVVDEAGEEIGRIKEILSPGANDVWVVQRKGERDLLIPYIEGVVLHVDIRQQIVKIHLMEGLL; encoded by the coding sequence TTGACTGCATGGCTGAACGTAGGCAAAATTGTCAATACACACGGTATTAAAGGTGAGGTCCGTGTCATTTCACGCACAGACTTCCATGAGGAAAGATACAAAGCGGGTAATACATTATATGTGGAAATGCCTGACAGCGGAGAATTGTATGAAGTGACGGTGAAGCATCACCGGAAGCATAAACAGTTTGATCTCCTTCAATTTGAAGGGCACAATAATGTGAATGATGTTGAGCGGTACAAAGGCGCCCTGTTGAAAATAAGGACGGAACAGCTTGGTGAGTTGGAGGATAATGAATTTTATTATCATGAAGTCATCGGCTGCCGAGTCGTTGATGAAGCCGGGGAAGAAATCGGCAGAATCAAGGAAATTTTATCGCCCGGCGCCAACGATGTCTGGGTGGTTCAGCGGAAAGGCGAAAGAGATTTACTGATTCCCTACATTGAAGGTGTCGTGCTTCATGTCGATATCCGGCAGCAGATTGTCAAAATCCATCTGATGGAAGGATTGCTGTAA
- the trmD gene encoding tRNA (guanosine(37)-N1)-methyltransferase TrmD, translated as MLKIDFLTLFPEMFPGILDNSILKKAQEKKAVRFAVHNFREFSENKHNKVDDYPYGGGAGMVLSPQPLFSAVEQLTEQSESEKPRVVLLCPQGERYTQRKAEELAQEDQLIFICGHYEGYDERIREHLVTDELSIGDFVLTGGELGAMVIADSVTRLLPGVLGNAASPELDSYSSGLLEHPQYTRPAEFRGMKVPDILLSGDHAKIEEWREKESFRRTFTRRPDLLEGIALTEKQTAWIEEFKKEME; from the coding sequence ATGCTTAAAATTGATTTTCTCACCTTGTTCCCCGAGATGTTTCCCGGCATCCTTGACAACTCCATATTGAAAAAGGCTCAGGAAAAAAAAGCCGTCCGATTCGCTGTCCATAATTTCCGCGAATTCTCAGAGAACAAACATAATAAAGTGGATGATTATCCATATGGCGGCGGTGCAGGCATGGTTTTGTCACCCCAGCCGCTGTTCAGTGCTGTTGAACAACTCACAGAACAAAGCGAATCCGAAAAGCCCCGCGTAGTCCTTTTGTGCCCTCAGGGAGAACGGTATACCCAGCGGAAAGCGGAGGAGCTTGCGCAAGAAGATCAACTGATTTTTATTTGCGGCCATTATGAGGGATACGATGAGCGAATACGCGAGCATCTAGTGACAGATGAATTATCAATCGGTGATTTTGTTTTGACGGGCGGAGAGCTGGGGGCTATGGTTATTGCCGACAGTGTAACCCGTCTGCTGCCCGGTGTTCTCGGCAATGCCGCATCGCCTGAACTTGATTCATATTCAAGCGGCTTGCTGGAACATCCGCAGTACACCCGGCCGGCTGAATTTCGAGGGATGAAAGTGCCTGATATCCTTTTGTCAGGAGACCATGCCAAAATAGAGGAATGGCGTGAAAAAGAATCGTTCCGCCGCACCTTCACTAGAAGGCCAGACCTCCTGGAGGGCATTGCGCTTACAGAAAAGCAGACAGCCTGGATTGAAGAATTTAAAAAAGAAATGGAATAG